One region of Ornithinibacter aureus genomic DNA includes:
- the ctaD gene encoding cytochrome c oxidase subunit I — MFRTTDAPATTRRIAPGSTVVKWVTTTDHKVIGNLYFITSFMWFIIGGLMALVIRAELMAPGLQVVDNPDQYNQMFTMHGTIMLLLFATPLFAGFANALMPLQIGAPDVAFPRLNMFAYWLYLFGGLIAAGGFLTPGGAAAFGWFAYAPLSDSAFSPGLGGDLWVFGLALAGFGTILGAVNFITTILCMRAPGMTMFRMPIFVWTVLVTSILVLLIFPALAAALFALGADRRFGAHVFDPANGGAMLWQHIFWFFGHPEVYVIALPFFGIISEVLPVFSRKPIFGYKTLVYATIAIAALSVSVWAHHMYVTGQVLLPFFAIMTMLIAVPTGVKFFNWIGTMWGGKLSFDTPMLWSIGFLVTFLFGGLTGVILASPALDFQLSDSYFVVAHFHYVVFGTVVFAMFAGYYFWWPKLTGRMLDERLGKIHFWMLFIGFHTTFLVQHLIGMQGMPRRYADYMPEDGFTLGNQISTVGSFILASSMLPFFYNVWKTWKTAPLVETDDPWGYGASLEWATSCPPPRHNFDSMPRIRSERPAFDLHHPEAAPAGVHDAAMAGDNALVSALGPADLGGNAFADENKEG, encoded by the coding sequence ATGTTCCGGACGACCGATGCGCCAGCGACCACGCGCCGCATCGCGCCGGGGTCCACGGTGGTGAAGTGGGTGACGACCACTGACCACAAGGTGATCGGCAACCTGTACTTCATCACCTCGTTCATGTGGTTCATCATCGGCGGTCTCATGGCGTTGGTGATCCGGGCCGAGCTGATGGCTCCGGGCCTGCAGGTCGTGGACAACCCCGACCAGTACAACCAGATGTTCACGATGCACGGCACGATCATGCTGCTGCTGTTCGCGACGCCCCTGTTCGCGGGCTTCGCGAACGCCCTGATGCCGTTGCAGATCGGCGCGCCCGACGTCGCGTTCCCGCGGCTGAACATGTTCGCGTACTGGCTCTACCTGTTCGGCGGGCTTATTGCGGCGGGCGGGTTCCTCACGCCCGGTGGTGCGGCGGCGTTCGGCTGGTTCGCGTACGCGCCGCTGTCCGACAGCGCTTTCAGCCCGGGCCTGGGTGGTGACCTGTGGGTCTTCGGCCTGGCCCTGGCTGGTTTTGGCACCATCTTGGGTGCGGTCAACTTCATCACGACGATCCTGTGCATGCGGGCCCCCGGGATGACGATGTTCCGGATGCCGATCTTCGTGTGGACGGTGCTTGTCACCTCCATCCTCGTGCTCCTCATCTTCCCCGCGCTGGCTGCGGCCCTGTTCGCGCTCGGCGCTGACCGTCGCTTCGGTGCGCACGTGTTCGACCCGGCCAACGGCGGAGCAATGCTCTGGCAGCACATCTTCTGGTTCTTCGGGCATCCAGAGGTCTACGTCATCGCTCTGCCCTTCTTCGGGATCATCTCCGAGGTCCTCCCGGTCTTCTCCCGCAAGCCGATCTTCGGCTACAAGACCCTGGTCTACGCGACCATCGCGATCGCCGCGCTGTCGGTGAGTGTCTGGGCGCACCACATGTACGTCACCGGTCAGGTGCTGTTGCCGTTCTTCGCGATCATGACGATGCTGATCGCGGTCCCGACGGGGGTGAAGTTCTTCAACTGGATCGGGACGATGTGGGGGGGCAAGCTCTCCTTCGACACACCGATGCTGTGGTCGATCGGCTTCCTCGTGACGTTCCTGTTCGGCGGTCTGACGGGTGTCATCTTGGCCAGCCCGGCGTTGGACTTCCAGCTCTCGGACAGCTACTTCGTGGTGGCCCACTTCCACTACGTCGTGTTCGGCACCGTGGTCTTCGCGATGTTCGCCGGCTACTACTTCTGGTGGCCGAAGCTGACCGGTCGGATGCTCGACGAGCGGCTGGGCAAGATCCACTTCTGGATGTTGTTCATCGGCTTCCACACGACCTTCCTCGTCCAGCACCTCATCGGCATGCAGGGCATGCCCCGCCGCTACGCCGACTACATGCCCGAGGACGGGTTCACCCTCGGCAACCAGATCTCCACGGTCGGGTCGTTCATCCTGGCGTCCTCGATGTTGCCGTTCTTCTACAACGTCTGGAAGACGTGGAAGACCGCGCCGCTCGTGGAGACCGACGACCCGTGGGGCTACGGAGCCTCACTGGAGTGGGCGACGTCCTGCCCGCCGCCGCGCCACAACTTCGACAGCATGCCGCGCATTCGCTCGGAGCGCCCGGCCTTTGACCTGCACCACCCCGAGGCGGCGCCCGCAGGGGTCCACGACGCGGCCATGGCCGGCGACAACGCCCTGGTCTCGGCGCTGGGGCCTGCCGACCTCGGCGGCAACGCCTTCGCCGACGAGAACAAGGAGGGCTGA
- a CDS encoding metalloregulator ArsR/SmtB family transcription factor, giving the protein MSMLDGTSSSRLTNPLDAAALFHGFSDPSRVSILRHLALGEHRVVDLTAHLGLAQSTVSAHLRCLSDCGLVSGRAQGRATVYSLQHAQVLEDLWEVAERLLERTGHAPAFCPSSGKAAAADAS; this is encoded by the coding sequence ATGTCGATGCTAGATGGGACGTCCTCGAGTCGGTTAACCAACCCGCTGGACGCGGCGGCGTTGTTCCACGGGTTCAGCGATCCCTCACGGGTGTCGATCCTTCGGCATCTGGCGTTGGGTGAGCATCGCGTGGTGGACCTGACCGCTCACCTGGGTTTGGCGCAGAGCACCGTCTCTGCGCATCTGCGGTGCCTGAGTGACTGCGGGCTGGTCTCCGGGCGCGCCCAGGGACGGGCGACGGTGTACTCGCTGCAGCATGCGCAGGTGCTCGAGGATCTCTGGGAGGTGGCCGAACGGCTCCTGGAGCGCACCGGTCATGCACCGGCGTTCTGTCCCAGCAGCGGCAAGGCCGCAGCGGCGGACGCGTCATGA
- a CDS encoding IS5 family transposase, whose translation MDQPSFTDIEYGNRRRVSRREKFLEAMDATIPWASWVGVIEPFYYADRAGKRGRKAKPVETMLRMYLLQVWFSLSDEGVEDAVYDSYAMRRFMGLDFAVEQVPDATTLLHFRHLLEEHHLGEKLLAAQNEVFAQQGWIMRGGSIIDATIIAAPSSTKNATGTRDPAMHQTKKGNQWHFGMKAHIGADAGTGYVHTVTATAANVHDLDEAVHLVRADDEVVYADAGYQGAAKRPEIAENEDLSQITWQVAPRKGVLKTMPEHDRAVASRQASVRAKVEHPFLIVKRDFAFTKTRYRGIAKNLNHLNVLFASANWLMRARAAALMG comes from the coding sequence ATCGATCAGCCCAGTTTCACCGACATTGAGTACGGCAACCGGCGGCGTGTGTCGCGTCGGGAGAAGTTCTTGGAAGCGATGGACGCCACGATCCCGTGGGCGTCGTGGGTGGGGGTGATCGAGCCGTTCTACTACGCGGATCGTGCGGGTAAGCGGGGCCGTAAGGCCAAGCCGGTGGAGACGATGCTGCGGATGTACCTGCTGCAGGTGTGGTTCTCCCTGTCCGATGAGGGCGTGGAGGACGCGGTGTACGACTCGTACGCGATGCGCCGGTTCATGGGGTTGGACTTCGCGGTCGAGCAGGTCCCGGACGCCACGACGCTGCTGCACTTCCGGCACTTGTTGGAGGAGCACCACCTCGGGGAGAAGCTGTTGGCGGCGCAGAACGAGGTGTTCGCGCAGCAGGGCTGGATCATGCGGGGCGGGTCCATCATCGACGCCACGATCATCGCGGCGCCGTCATCAACGAAGAACGCCACCGGCACCCGCGACCCGGCGATGCACCAGACGAAGAAGGGCAACCAGTGGCACTTCGGGATGAAGGCCCACATCGGCGCTGATGCCGGGACCGGGTACGTCCACACGGTGACCGCGACCGCGGCGAACGTGCATGACCTGGACGAGGCGGTGCACCTGGTGCGCGCCGATGACGAGGTTGTGTACGCCGACGCCGGGTACCAAGGAGCTGCGAAGCGGCCCGAGATCGCCGAGAACGAAGACCTGTCACAAATCACGTGGCAAGTCGCCCCACGTAAAGGGGTGCTCAAGACGATGCCCGAGCATGACCGCGCCGTGGCATCACGCCAGGCGTCGGTGCGGGCCAAGGTCGAACACCCGTTCCTCATCGTCAAGCGTGACTTCGCCTTCACCAAGACCCGCTACCGCGGGATCGCGAAGAACCTCAACCACCTCAACGTGTTGTTCGCCTCCGCGAACTGGTTGATGCGCGCCAGGGCCGCCGCCCTCATGGGGTGA
- a CDS encoding M28 family metallopeptidase: MPVGGAFLVCAVLLVGAVPAAANPNNNNSAKLRAAVTVAGILEHEQAFQAISDAAAGNRLSGAPGYDGSADYVAERAAAAGFDVEVQDFEYTLDFLADFEAPVLSIEGGTEFVGGIAGASLGGDFGSMFKSTPYSIDVTAPVWAIDLALPAVGPANTSTSGCQDADYTGMPPGAIIIVQRGTCPFAEKFLRADASGAAAMVFINEGQPGRTEPLWFNFDGINIPTFAATVETGTELANGVLSGDTGQTARFKIDWAPGTYTTSNVIAESTSGDPDNVIVVGAHLDSVGVGPGLNDNGSGSATTLEIAEQMAKVNPRNKVRFIWFGAEESGLLGAEAYVAGLSPEERSHIAAMLNFDMVGSSNFVRFVYDGDLSDSTPPPGGAPAGSDAIETLFLDYFASQGLATEPTAFDGRSDYGPFIDAGIPAGGLFTGAEGIKTAEEAAVYGGQAGEQYDPCYHLSCDDIDNLSPVALDQMSDAAAHATISLAQSTQAVNGQRGKGNFNVKQTGPPTPIANIAGR, from the coding sequence ATGCCGGTCGGTGGCGCATTCCTGGTGTGCGCCGTCCTGCTCGTGGGGGCCGTCCCAGCGGCGGCGAATCCGAACAACAACAACTCGGCAAAGCTCCGTGCGGCCGTGACCGTGGCGGGGATCCTCGAGCACGAGCAGGCCTTCCAGGCGATCTCTGATGCTGCAGCCGGGAACCGGCTGTCCGGGGCACCGGGGTACGACGGATCCGCGGACTACGTCGCAGAGCGGGCCGCGGCGGCCGGGTTCGACGTCGAGGTGCAGGACTTCGAGTACACATTGGACTTCCTGGCTGACTTCGAGGCGCCGGTGCTGAGCATTGAGGGTGGCACCGAGTTCGTTGGCGGGATCGCCGGGGCGAGCCTTGGCGGTGACTTCGGCTCGATGTTCAAGTCCACGCCGTACAGCATCGACGTCACCGCCCCGGTGTGGGCCATCGACCTGGCCCTGCCTGCGGTGGGGCCAGCGAACACCAGCACCAGCGGCTGCCAGGACGCGGACTACACCGGGATGCCCCCGGGGGCGATCATCATCGTGCAGCGCGGTACCTGCCCCTTCGCCGAGAAGTTCCTGCGGGCTGACGCCTCTGGTGCCGCAGCGATGGTGTTCATCAACGAAGGGCAGCCGGGCCGCACGGAGCCGTTGTGGTTCAACTTCGACGGCATCAACATCCCGACGTTCGCCGCCACGGTGGAGACCGGGACGGAGCTGGCGAACGGGGTGCTCAGCGGGGACACCGGTCAGACCGCCCGGTTCAAGATCGACTGGGCTCCCGGCACGTACACCACCAGCAACGTCATTGCCGAGAGCACCAGCGGCGACCCCGACAACGTGATCGTGGTCGGTGCCCACCTGGACTCGGTGGGTGTCGGGCCGGGACTCAACGACAACGGGTCAGGGTCGGCGACGACCCTGGAGATCGCCGAGCAGATGGCGAAGGTGAACCCCCGCAACAAGGTCCGCTTCATCTGGTTCGGCGCCGAGGAGTCCGGCCTCCTCGGGGCTGAGGCTTACGTGGCAGGCCTGTCGCCCGAGGAGAGGTCGCATATCGCCGCCATGTTGAACTTCGACATGGTCGGGTCGTCCAACTTCGTGCGCTTCGTCTACGACGGCGACCTGTCCGACTCCACCCCGCCGCCCGGCGGCGCGCCGGCAGGGTCAGACGCCATCGAGACGTTGTTCCTGGACTACTTCGCCAGCCAGGGTCTGGCCACCGAACCCACCGCCTTCGACGGACGGTCGGACTACGGGCCGTTCATCGACGCCGGCATCCCGGCCGGGGGACTGTTCACCGGTGCCGAGGGCATCAAGACGGCAGAAGAGGCGGCCGTCTATGGCGGCCAGGCTGGCGAACAGTACGACCCCTGCTACCACCTCTCCTGCGATGACATCGACAACCTGAGCCCGGTGGCGCTCGATCAGATGAGTGACGCCGCCGCTCACGCCACGATCTCCCTCGCCCAGAGCACCCAAGCGGTCAACGGTCAGCGCGGCAAGGGCAACTTCAACGTCAAGCAGACGGGACCACCCACACCGATCGCGAACATCGCCGGCAGGTGA
- a CDS encoding methyltransferase family protein produces MTTTDPETALAWWALALFAVYLTLGFVLRSVLHYRATGDTGFRGISGPVGSPRWWAGVLFVLALLTGVLGPVAALAGMEPIGVFNDPDVQAAAAVAAVVGIVLTVLAQLGMGSAWRIGVREGERTALVTVGWFAVVRNPIFSAMALTGAGLAFMVPNLVSIAGLALLLIALQLQVRIVEEPYLRAQHGPAYTSYEQSVGRFVPFLGRRRRTRA; encoded by the coding sequence ATGACGACCACTGACCCTGAGACTGCACTGGCGTGGTGGGCCCTGGCCCTGTTCGCGGTCTACCTCACGCTGGGGTTCGTGCTCCGCTCGGTGCTGCATTACCGGGCCACCGGCGACACCGGGTTCCGGGGCATCTCCGGGCCGGTGGGCTCACCCCGGTGGTGGGCCGGTGTGCTGTTCGTCCTCGCCCTGCTGACCGGGGTCCTCGGGCCCGTCGCGGCACTGGCCGGCATGGAGCCGATCGGGGTGTTCAACGACCCGGACGTGCAGGCCGCGGCCGCGGTGGCCGCGGTCGTCGGGATCGTTCTCACGGTGCTCGCTCAGCTGGGGATGGGCTCCGCCTGGCGGATCGGGGTCCGTGAGGGCGAACGCACGGCGCTGGTGACGGTGGGGTGGTTCGCGGTGGTGCGCAACCCGATCTTCAGCGCCATGGCTCTCACGGGGGCGGGGCTGGCCTTCATGGTGCCCAACCTGGTCTCCATCGCGGGGCTGGCTCTACTGCTGATTGCCCTGCAGCTTCAGGTCCGGATTGTCGAGGAACCGTACCTGCGCGCCCAGCACGGTCCGGCGTACACCAGCTATGAGCAGTCCGTCGGACGGTTCGTCCCGTTTCTGGGACGTCGCCGGCGCACCCGGGCCTGA
- the lnt gene encoding apolipoprotein N-acyltransferase, whose amino-acid sequence MNAALRLVGAAVAGIALDAAFPGLGWWPLAPVSLAMLFLLLRGQPVALGALVGMVFGLAFFVPHLSWSGIYVGPVPWLALACLQALYVGAFGAVVTLAGRWVGTSWAQVLLCVPLWVAQEAVRARTPFGGFPWGRVAFSQADGPAVGWAWVGGAPMVTFVIATAGALTALAALRLRSAGLGRSQGAWRPVALLAAAAVLPLAGDPLRTAGQEPPQDQVTVAAVQGNVARPGLDFNAERREVLGNHVKGTLALAEDVRRGRLPAPDVVLWPENSSDIDPTRDSQAATEITLAAAAVGVPVVVGAVLSEPAPNVSNSTLVWSPTGQVTARYDKHRPVPFAEYVPYRSFFRTFSTAVDLVRTDFAAGSGPNIVQAGPVRLGVAICFEVAFDDQLRTAVRQGAQVLFVPTNNATFGRTDESVQQLAMSRLRAVELGRPVAHVSTVGVSALIRPDGSFVGKGGHFTSEVLSASLPLSTSSTPALRLGPALELAIVAAGFAIPALMAIRRARRPDGRRAQPAGSRTARWGHLSLVKPRRGSDHPASAAARRPGLSRRDESGAEPRTT is encoded by the coding sequence GTGAACGCAGCCCTGCGGCTCGTTGGAGCCGCGGTGGCGGGGATCGCTCTGGACGCAGCATTTCCCGGGCTCGGATGGTGGCCGCTCGCGCCGGTCAGCCTCGCGATGCTGTTCCTGCTCCTGCGGGGCCAGCCAGTGGCTCTGGGGGCCCTTGTGGGCATGGTCTTCGGCCTGGCGTTCTTCGTGCCACACCTGTCCTGGTCCGGCATCTACGTCGGGCCGGTCCCGTGGCTGGCGCTGGCCTGCCTACAAGCTCTCTACGTTGGCGCGTTCGGGGCTGTTGTCACCCTTGCGGGACGGTGGGTGGGTACATCTTGGGCCCAGGTTCTGCTGTGCGTACCCTTGTGGGTGGCTCAAGAGGCTGTCCGGGCGCGTACGCCCTTCGGCGGCTTCCCGTGGGGGCGGGTCGCGTTCTCGCAGGCGGACGGCCCGGCCGTGGGCTGGGCCTGGGTCGGTGGCGCTCCGATGGTCACGTTCGTCATCGCAACCGCGGGGGCCCTGACGGCGTTGGCCGCGCTGCGGCTTCGCTCCGCCGGCCTGGGTCGCTCACAGGGTGCCTGGCGTCCGGTGGCACTGCTGGCTGCCGCTGCGGTACTTCCCTTGGCGGGCGACCCGTTACGCACGGCTGGTCAGGAACCCCCGCAGGATCAGGTCACCGTCGCAGCGGTGCAGGGCAACGTGGCCCGACCCGGCCTGGACTTCAACGCTGAGCGCCGAGAAGTCTTGGGCAACCACGTCAAGGGCACACTGGCCCTGGCCGAGGACGTGCGGCGCGGACGTCTGCCCGCACCGGATGTGGTGCTGTGGCCGGAGAACTCCAGCGACATCGACCCCACGCGCGACAGCCAGGCCGCCACCGAGATCACCCTCGCGGCGGCCGCGGTCGGTGTGCCCGTCGTGGTGGGCGCGGTGTTGTCCGAACCCGCCCCGAACGTCTCGAACTCGACCCTCGTGTGGTCGCCCACAGGGCAGGTGACGGCCCGATACGACAAGCACCGCCCGGTGCCGTTCGCCGAGTACGTGCCCTACCGGTCCTTCTTCCGGACCTTCAGCACGGCCGTGGACCTCGTGCGCACCGACTTCGCGGCGGGCAGCGGACCCAACATCGTGCAGGCCGGGCCGGTACGGCTCGGGGTCGCCATCTGTTTCGAGGTGGCCTTCGACGACCAGCTGCGCACCGCGGTCCGCCAGGGGGCGCAGGTGCTGTTCGTCCCGACCAACAACGCCACCTTCGGTCGAACGGACGAGAGCGTGCAGCAGCTGGCGATGTCCAGGCTCAGGGCAGTGGAGCTCGGCCGACCCGTGGCGCACGTGTCCACCGTGGGGGTGAGCGCGTTGATCCGCCCGGACGGGAGCTTCGTGGGCAAGGGCGGGCACTTCACCTCCGAAGTCTTGAGCGCCTCGCTCCCGCTGTCGACGAGTTCGACTCCGGCACTTCGGCTCGGCCCTGCGCTGGAGCTGGCGATCGTCGCTGCGGGATTCGCCATCCCGGCACTGATGGCCATCAGGCGTGCTCGACGCCCGGATGGTCGCCGTGCTCAGCCAGCAGGGTCGAGGACAGCCAGGTGGGGCCACCTCTCTCTCGTGAAACCGCGACGCGGTAGCGACCACCCCGCTTCTGCCGCCGCGAGGCGACCTGGGTTGTCTCGCCGTGACGAAAGCGGCGCAGAGCCAAGGACGACATGA
- a CDS encoding cation transporter → MSAAEVEALTRRALRLSQFTVAYNVAEGVVAVAAGLMAGLVSLVGFGLDSGIESATAVLVALRLSARLRLGKADEAKERRTLRAVAVTFFALAGYVTVEGIRSLAAGDPPEHSTVGLVLLVLSVVIMPVLARAKRRVGGALGGDRLILADAAQTRICVLLSVSTLVALGLYALTGAAWLDPVAGFVIAVFAVREGREAWEGELVEEDDDDH, encoded by the coding sequence GTGTCTGCCGCGGAGGTGGAGGCGCTGACGCGGCGGGCGTTGCGGCTGTCCCAGTTCACGGTGGCGTACAACGTGGCTGAGGGTGTGGTCGCGGTCGCCGCGGGGCTGATGGCGGGGCTGGTGTCCTTGGTCGGGTTCGGGTTGGACTCGGGGATCGAGTCGGCGACGGCGGTCCTGGTGGCGTTGCGCCTGTCCGCTCGGCTGCGCCTTGGGAAGGCCGATGAGGCCAAGGAGCGGCGCACCCTGCGGGCTGTCGCGGTGACGTTCTTCGCCCTGGCCGGTTACGTGACGGTCGAGGGAATCCGGTCGTTGGCCGCCGGTGACCCACCGGAGCACTCGACGGTGGGGCTGGTGCTGCTCGTGCTCTCCGTGGTCATCATGCCCGTGCTGGCCCGGGCCAAGCGCCGCGTGGGCGGCGCCCTGGGCGGGGACCGGCTCATACTGGCCGACGCCGCCCAGACCAGGATCTGCGTGCTGCTCAGCGTCTCCACCTTGGTCGCCCTCGGCCTGTACGCACTGACCGGCGCAGCCTGGCTGGACCCGGTGGCCGGGTTCGTCATCGCGGTCTTCGCCGTGCGTGAGGGCCGCGAGGCGTGGGAAGGCGAGCTGGTGGAGGAAGACGATGACGACCACTGA
- a CDS encoding cytochrome c oxidase assembly protein: MATPETRSLGRPLGIAVAAGLVAAALAAALTGAVAALALADPGPLVRWGLPLVSTVSTLAASATVGLLGLAAFLVPERVRTNRRVTATRYAARAASLWAVAALLEVVLTFASLAGTSLLTPDLLPQLVSFAWTLETTRVLLISALVAVIVALSATVATRRAPMAWLAVLTLVGVVILALTGHAAGSASHEDAVNALGLHLIGVVVWVGGLIALVAMRPTLGDDLGVTVSRYSTVAVWCFALVTVTGAQQAWIRLGSLGALFTAYGALVLLKTLAIVALGVLGWLHRRSIATRLTADPGDGSAFARLAVVELAVMGGATGLAAVLARSAPPVDDAPPVPSRILELTGYPDPGPMMSGHWFSAWRMDWLFVGIAVLAVGLYLAGVVRLRRRGDAWPVLRTVCWVLGWALFVWATCGAPGIWGRVLFSVHMVMHMAVAMIVPLLLVPGAPVTLALRTLKARPDKTWGPREVLLQVVHSRAMKVLANPVVAACFFFFSLAAFYWTGLFELSLTTHTGHLLMIAHFLLTGYLFTWVLIGIDPGVPRWNPLMLLVILFATISFHAFFGVALTGSDTLLAPDFFAQLNLPWGPDPLADQQRAGEIAWGVGEAPTLVLAVMVAVQWFRRDEQESRRLDRQADRDGDAQLRAYNEHLSRLRQETETERSGG; the protein is encoded by the coding sequence ATGGCCACCCCCGAGACCCGGTCGCTCGGGCGGCCCCTGGGGATCGCAGTGGCAGCAGGTCTCGTGGCGGCCGCGCTCGCCGCGGCGCTGACAGGAGCGGTAGCTGCCCTCGCCCTGGCTGACCCGGGCCCGCTGGTGCGTTGGGGGCTCCCTCTCGTGTCGACCGTGAGCACCCTGGCTGCGAGTGCCACGGTCGGGCTCCTCGGGCTCGCCGCCTTCTTGGTGCCCGAGCGTGTGCGCACGAACCGTCGGGTCACGGCCACGCGGTATGCCGCTCGGGCCGCCTCCCTCTGGGCGGTCGCCGCCCTGCTCGAGGTCGTACTGACGTTCGCCTCCCTCGCAGGCACTTCACTGTTGACCCCTGACCTCCTGCCCCAGCTGGTGTCGTTCGCCTGGACACTTGAGACGACACGGGTGCTGCTGATCAGCGCGCTCGTCGCAGTCATCGTGGCCCTATCGGCGACGGTCGCGACGCGGCGCGCCCCGATGGCGTGGCTCGCCGTGCTCACCCTGGTCGGTGTCGTCATTCTCGCGCTCACGGGGCACGCCGCCGGGTCCGCGAGCCACGAGGACGCGGTCAACGCGCTCGGTCTGCACCTGATCGGGGTTGTGGTCTGGGTGGGCGGGCTCATCGCGCTCGTCGCGATGCGGCCCACCCTCGGCGATGACCTCGGCGTGACCGTCTCGCGCTACTCCACCGTCGCGGTCTGGTGCTTCGCGCTCGTCACGGTCACCGGGGCGCAGCAGGCATGGATCCGGCTCGGTTCGCTGGGCGCGCTGTTCACGGCTTACGGTGCTCTTGTCTTGCTCAAGACGTTGGCCATCGTGGCGCTCGGCGTGCTCGGCTGGCTCCACCGGCGCTCCATCGCGACCCGGCTGACCGCCGACCCGGGTGACGGCAGCGCCTTCGCCCGGCTCGCGGTCGTCGAGCTAGCGGTCATGGGTGGCGCGACCGGGCTTGCGGCGGTGCTCGCCCGCAGCGCGCCGCCAGTGGACGACGCCCCGCCCGTACCGAGCCGCATCCTCGAGCTCACCGGGTACCCCGACCCCGGGCCGATGATGTCCGGCCACTGGTTCAGCGCCTGGCGGATGGACTGGCTCTTCGTCGGCATCGCGGTGCTCGCGGTCGGCCTGTACCTGGCCGGGGTGGTGCGGCTGCGGCGGCGCGGGGACGCGTGGCCGGTGCTGCGCACGGTGTGCTGGGTGCTCGGGTGGGCACTGTTCGTGTGGGCCACGTGTGGAGCGCCCGGCATCTGGGGGCGGGTGCTGTTCAGCGTGCACATGGTGATGCACATGGCCGTGGCGATGATCGTGCCGCTGCTGCTCGTGCCCGGTGCACCGGTGACCCTCGCGTTGCGCACCCTCAAGGCTCGCCCCGACAAGACGTGGGGGCCGCGCGAGGTGCTGCTCCAGGTGGTGCACTCCCGGGCGATGAAGGTGCTGGCGAACCCGGTGGTCGCGGCGTGCTTCTTCTTCTTCAGCCTGGCGGCGTTCTACTGGACCGGGCTGTTCGAGCTCTCGCTGACCACCCACACCGGGCACCTGCTGATGATCGCCCACTTCCTGCTGACCGGGTACCTCTTCACGTGGGTGCTCATCGGCATCGATCCCGGTGTCCCGCGGTGGAACCCGCTCATGCTGCTCGTCATCCTCTTCGCGACGATCTCCTTCCACGCGTTCTTCGGGGTGGCGCTGACCGGCAGCGACACCCTGCTGGCGCCCGACTTCTTCGCGCAGCTCAACCTGCCGTGGGGGCCCGACCCGCTGGCCGACCAGCAGCGAGCCGGTGAGATCGCGTGGGGTGTCGGGGAGGCACCGACGCTCGTGCTCGCCGTGATGGTGGCTGTGCAGTGGTTCCGCCGTGACGAGCAGGAGTCGCGGCGTCTGGACCGGCAGGCCGACCGCGACGGCGACGCCCAGCTACGCGCGTACAACGAGCACCTGTCCCGCCTCCGCCAAGAAACCGAGACCGAGCGCTCGGGAGGATGA
- the ccsB gene encoding c-type cytochrome biogenesis protein CcsB, translating to MTGTTLAQLSSLAVYSAMGVLTLAMVMYSVYLARIAPTRTNSRVADDRELVAVGGAEVPAATNGPGLAAVDAEPVSMGARRAGGIAWMLTLLGTLLTVAGVVLRGLEVRRWPLGNMYEFAIVGCMLTLLTYVAWASRRDLRWLGLFVVGPVLLTLGLAVTAWYTDGSELMPSLRSIWLAIHVSVATLSVALFTIGFSLAIIYLIQARLEAADPRPASFMDRLPDSRALERLTYSIHVVAFPLWTFTLIAGAIWARQAWGAYWSWDPKEVWTFVIWTVYAGYLHARATTGVRRQSVAWIALAGFGCIIFNYTVVNMFLVGMHSYSGL from the coding sequence GTGACAGGCACCACGCTGGCCCAGCTGTCAAGCCTCGCGGTGTACTCGGCGATGGGCGTGCTCACCTTGGCGATGGTGATGTACTCGGTCTATCTCGCCCGCATTGCTCCGACGCGGACGAACTCCCGGGTCGCCGACGACCGCGAACTTGTCGCTGTGGGGGGCGCAGAGGTGCCCGCGGCAACGAACGGACCGGGCTTGGCAGCAGTCGACGCCGAGCCCGTGTCGATGGGCGCGCGCAGGGCGGGCGGCATCGCGTGGATGCTGACCTTGCTGGGCACGCTGCTCACCGTGGCTGGCGTGGTCCTGCGGGGCCTTGAGGTGCGCCGGTGGCCGCTTGGCAACATGTACGAGTTCGCCATCGTCGGCTGCATGCTGACGCTCTTGACCTACGTTGCGTGGGCCAGCCGGCGGGACCTGCGCTGGCTGGGGCTCTTTGTTGTCGGGCCGGTCCTGCTGACGCTCGGACTGGCCGTCACTGCGTGGTACACCGACGGCTCCGAACTGATGCCGTCGTTGCGCTCCATCTGGCTCGCCATCCACGTCTCGGTCGCCACCCTGTCGGTGGCGCTTTTCACCATCGGGTTTTCACTCGCGATCATCTATCTCATCCAGGCCCGCCTCGAGGCCGCGGACCCCAGGCCCGCCTCCTTCATGGACCGACTCCCCGACTCCCGGGCGCTGGAGCGACTCACCTACTCCATCCACGTCGTCGCGTTCCCCTTGTGGACCTTCACCCTCATCGCCGGTGCCATCTGGGCCCGCCAAGCGTGGGGTGCGTACTGGAGCTGGGACCCCAAGGAGGTGTGGACGTTCGTCATCTGGACCGTGTACGCCGGCTACCTCCACGCGCGCGCGACCACGGGCGTGCGACGCCAGAGCGTCGCGTGGATCGCCCTCGCCGGGTTCGGTTGCATCATCTTCAACTACACCGTCGTCAACATGTTCTTGGTCGGCATGCACTCGTACTCGGGGCTGTGA